The genomic stretch CAATTTGTATGTGAAAATTTATTAGATGTTGTTATTCCATTCACATTGTCATTGGGTGAATTGAAAGGTGTGATTTATGAGAAGATAGATTCAGAAAGATCTAGAAAAATATCGTGTACCAAATACGCGACAGATGAAGCGAGTATGCAGGAAATATTTTCAATGTATTTTGAGAATCGCCACCGAATATCGTGCATCGAGTTGTATATTGAGTTCGAGCAATTTGAAGCGGACCGAAatattgaattggaagattATAATAGTGATAGCGAGGAGGATTTTAAAAGTAACTATGAGATCATTGGTCCAGGTGAAGACAAAGATGGAGCTGACGGCACCATGAACGCAGATGTGGCGGAGGTTGCTAATGCACTAGCAAACTCGCTTCCATTTCAGGAGCCTTCTTTCATGCGGTCGTTGGACTTGGAAGCGATGAATGCACCGGAGTTTCCACAATATATGAATGCAGGTATGTCATTTGTGACCATACCATTTGATTActttattaattaatagttCTTTATTGTGAATTATATTTACTAGTTCTTATGTAGATAGAATAGCAAATGTAAAGACTATTATAATCATACATGGTAAAGTGTATTTATCAATTGTTTATATGATAAATGATTTATTACTGTATACATAAAAACTGATTTATTacgtatatatatattatttatgaaaatatATATCTTGCGGTGTAATTGTGGTAGAGCTTCCTGTTGTGGCCGACGGTGAATTTACGGTAGGGATGGAATTCAGTTCAAGGGAGGAAATAATCAAGGCAATGAAAGATTATACCATCCGTAGAGGTATAGACTATCAGGTTTATGAGTCGGAACCGACGACATTCTATGCTAAATGTACACAATATGGCAAAGGTTGTGATTGGCTGATCAGGGTTACGAAAATGCAGAAGAAGTACTGTTGGGAGATAATGAGGTATAATGGTAGTCACACTTGTACCAGGTCGACAATTTCTCAAGATCATTCGAAACTGGATTCCAAGACAGTTGCAGAAGCAATTAAGCTGTTGGTAGAGGTTGACCCATCTTTAAAGGTGAAATCAGTCATTGCGGAAGTCCAGTCGAAGTTCAAGAAATTTTCAGTGCACCGCTGCACCCGACTTATCTCCAAACAAAATAGTCTCAAACAACAACATTATGTGACACTTTACATACATCTGAATGTGAATATCATCAGTCAACACTATGCGATCTTTCAAACCCCTAAACCACGTCAATTTTATAAAGCTTCCTCTACAGTCTGTCTTCCTCGGTGCAACCCCAAACTGATGCAAGCACTCGGCCTCCATCGCCTCAAAACTGCTCATGGTTGGTCCTGTAACCGGAAGACCATTTGTCGGCAGACCGAGAATCATTGCCACATCCTCCAACGTCACCGTACACTCACCAACCGGAAAATAAAATATGTGAGTTTCAGGCCGCCATCTCTCAATAAGAGCATTAATCATTGCTGATTGACACTGGATTACCCCAATTTaagaaatataataaaaatccGTCTCCCGTAAGTGACCCTCAACAATTTGATTGTACGGATCGGACGACTTTAAGTGATCACATATCAATATCCATGAACTCTACATCACATTTCCTTTATAAGTATCAGTATAATATAACTATCTtaacaataatataattttcCTTACATGTCCATTATTATAACTAACTACTTGCATAGTTGCCTATCAAACATACATTGTAAACATACATAGTAAATATGCCTAATTTTTTGTC from Arachis stenosperma cultivar V10309 chromosome 9, arast.V10309.gnm1.PFL2, whole genome shotgun sequence encodes the following:
- the LOC130949227 gene encoding uncharacterized protein LOC130949227, whose protein sequence is MQEIFSMYFENRHRISCIELYIEFEQFEADRNIELEDYNSDSEEDFKSNYEIIGPGEDKDGADGTMNADVAEVANALANSLPFQEPSFMRSLDLEAMNAPEFPQYMNAELPVVADGEFTVGMEFSSREEIIKAMKDYTIRREEVLLGDNEV